From Ailuropoda melanoleuca isolate Jingjing chromosome 8, ASM200744v2, whole genome shotgun sequence, a single genomic window includes:
- the LOC105236231 gene encoding LOW QUALITY PROTEIN: mitochondrial calcium uniporter regulator 1-like (The sequence of the model RefSeq protein was modified relative to this genomic sequence to represent the inferred CDS: inserted 3 bases in 2 codons; deleted 2 bases in 1 codon), which produces MLNTGILFSCLCPSCASLLPTGSDSAQDPPSFPSKSRQAAGPSGKCLPGGAWAIGAFRLCHSQVAALASSRTELSLSAGSLQLEHKRRDFASCGNEKLYFDSHALAXLLEENGFTTQQAEITVSALVKIMDTNMDIVYKDMVTRMQQEIAVQQIMSQTANVKKRXIILEKSEFSAFRAENEKINLEPHQLKQVVDEVIKVQIDTKLDFDLEKSTVQELYSLNERKLLEMRTEMVSLHAQQDQAVTQTNRKIDTKVTGLKIMLGWHKLDNIKYLAGSVFMCLIVALGFYHLWI; this is translated from the exons ATGTTGAACACAG GTATACTTTTTAGCTGCTTGTGCCCTTCCTGTGCCAGCCTCTTGCCCACTGGGAGTGACAGTGCCCAGGACCCTCCATCCTTTCCCTCCAAATCCAGGCAGGCTGCTGGGCCCTCAGGGAAGTGCCTGCCTGGAGGTGCCTGGGCCATCGGCGCCTTCCGCCTGTGCCACAGCCAAGTGGCTGCCCTTGCTTCCTCCAGGACAGAACTAAGcctttctgctgggagcctgcagcTGGAGCACAAAAGGAGAGATTTCGCCTCTTGTGGGAACGAGAAGCTCTACTTTGACAGCCATGCCTTAG GTTTACTCGAAGAAAATGGGTTCACAACCCAGCAAGCAGAAATCACTGTCTCTGCATTGGTCAAGATCATGGACACCAACATGGATATTGTCTACAAGGACATGGTCACCAGAATGCAACAGGAGATCGCTGTTCAGCAAATAATGTCTCAGActgcaaatgtgaaaaaaag cattattttggAGAAGAGTGAATTTTCAGCCTTCagagcagaaaatgagaaaataaaccttGAACCACATCAGTTAAAACAAGTAGTGGATGAAGTAATCAAAGTCCAAATAGATACCAAATTAGACTTCGATCTGGAAAAGAGCACAGTGCAAGAATTGTATTCGTTGAATGAAAGGAAGCTGCTGGAAATGAGGACAGAAATGGTGTCACTGCATGCCCAGCAAGATCAGGCTGTCACCCAAACAAATAGGAAGATAGACACTAAGGTCACTGGCCTCAAAATT ATGCTGGGATGGCACAAGCTcgataacattaaatatttagcaGGGTCTGTATTTATGTGTCTAATAGTAGCTCTGGGATTTTATCACCTGTGGATATAG